From a region of the Paracoccus sp. TOH genome:
- a CDS encoding PRC-barrel domain containing protein, whose translation MDHENHVRLSEDELTDAVLTGATIYGPFDDTIGTVAHLHGMGPDAQVIVDVGGFLGIGSKPVAVPVRDLDFMRDEGGSVHAVTQWTKDQLKEMPEHQH comes from the coding sequence ATGGATCACGAAAATCATGTCCGCTTGTCCGAAGACGAGCTTACCGATGCCGTGTTGACTGGCGCCACGATCTACGGCCCATTCGACGATACCATCGGCACCGTTGCCCACCTTCATGGGATGGGCCCTGATGCACAGGTCATTGTCGATGTCGGTGGCTTCCTCGGTATCGGCTCAAAACCCGTCGCAGTGCCCGTGCGCGATCTCGACTTCATGCGCGACGAAGGCGGGAGCGTCCACGCCGTGACCCAATGGACCAAGGACCAACTCAAGGAAATGCCCGAGCATCAACACTGA
- a CDS encoding phage portal protein, with protein MLPAGHASSIPSTARSNPMNLLDRAIAAVSPQWGMRRARARAVTAHYDAAGIGRRTSSMKAARTDADAAARQRQRMAWYARDMVRNTPFATRAQSVICGGIVGDGILPKVVLSYTGLKETARKRVRDRGLELIEAHFDTCAIDRQGRQNLYGLQRLVANTVVDAGECLVRIYHSHPDPSALPLQLDVLEPDYLDDGKFGWTATGNEIRDGIEYDATGRRVAYWLYPEHPGGDWTPGARRGISERVPAEEVLHIYRQDRPGQMRGVTWFAPVMMRLQDLADHEDAQLMRQKIAACFAAFRVRSEGGKGGEIAELAPGMIYDLGEDEDVKFAEPPGVDGYDEFTRSVLRSVAAGMGITYEALTGDLGQVNFSSARMGRLEMDQNISAWQWLMLIPQMMQPLAQAFITAWNGHDGAAMIKAGLPADIWRHLRLEWQPPRKVIVDPTREIAALADAVRNGFASRQQVVRQLGVDPERLLDEIEQDRADAARLNLSFDSDPGSGSVAGAARSEAEEIVENGRAKAHYRKGM; from the coding sequence GTGCTGCCGGCCGGACACGCCAGCAGTATCCCGTCTACCGCAAGGAGTAATCCGATGAACCTGCTTGATCGGGCTATCGCTGCGGTATCCCCGCAATGGGGGATGCGACGCGCTCGCGCCCGCGCGGTGACCGCACATTACGACGCTGCCGGGATCGGAAGGCGAACGTCCTCGATGAAGGCTGCCCGCACCGATGCCGATGCAGCCGCTCGTCAGCGCCAGCGCATGGCCTGGTATGCGCGCGACATGGTGCGCAACACGCCTTTCGCCACCCGCGCGCAGTCGGTGATCTGTGGCGGCATCGTCGGCGACGGCATCCTGCCCAAGGTGGTGCTGTCCTATACCGGCCTGAAGGAAACCGCCCGCAAGCGGGTCCGGGATCGCGGGCTGGAGCTGATCGAGGCGCATTTCGACACCTGCGCCATTGACCGGCAAGGGCGTCAGAATCTCTACGGCCTGCAAAGGCTGGTGGCGAATACCGTGGTGGACGCTGGCGAATGTCTCGTCCGCATCTATCACAGCCACCCTGACCCCAGCGCGCTGCCATTGCAGTTGGACGTGCTGGAGCCGGATTACCTCGATGACGGCAAGTTCGGCTGGACGGCGACGGGCAACGAGATCCGCGACGGCATAGAATATGACGCCACTGGGCGCCGCGTCGCCTATTGGCTGTATCCGGAGCATCCTGGAGGCGACTGGACGCCAGGGGCGCGTCGCGGGATTTCCGAACGGGTGCCTGCGGAGGAGGTGCTGCACATCTATCGGCAGGACCGCCCCGGCCAGATGCGAGGCGTGACCTGGTTCGCGCCGGTGATGATGCGGCTTCAGGATCTTGCCGACCATGAGGATGCGCAGCTGATGCGGCAGAAGATCGCCGCCTGCTTTGCGGCCTTCCGTGTGCGTTCCGAAGGCGGAAAGGGCGGCGAGATTGCCGAACTGGCGCCGGGGATGATCTACGACCTTGGCGAGGACGAGGATGTCAAATTCGCCGAACCGCCCGGTGTCGATGGTTACGACGAATTCACCCGTTCGGTGCTTCGCTCGGTCGCGGCAGGCATGGGCATCACCTATGAGGCGCTGACCGGGGACCTGGGTCAGGTCAATTTCAGTTCGGCCCGGATGGGGCGGCTGGAGATGGATCAGAACATCAGCGCCTGGCAGTGGCTGATGCTGATCCCCCAGATGATGCAGCCGCTGGCGCAGGCCTTCATCACCGCATGGAATGGCCATGACGGCGCCGCGATGATCAAGGCCGGCCTTCCGGCCGATATCTGGCGGCACCTTCGTCTTGAATGGCAACCACCGCGCAAGGTCATCGTCGATCCGACGCGCGAGATTGCCGCCTTGGCGGATGCGGTGCGCAATGGTTTCGCGTCGCGGCAGCAGGTTGTGCGACAGCTTGGCGTCGATCCCGAGCGGCTGCTCGATGAAATCGAACAGGATCGCGCCGATGCCGCCCGGCTGAACCTGTCCTTCGACAGTGATCCGGGCTCCGGTTCCGTCGCCGGCGCGGCGAGGTCCGAGGCTGAAGAGATCGTGGAGAACGGTCGGGCCAAGGCGCATTATCGAAAGGGTATGTGA
- a CDS encoding DUF2190 family protein, protein MAKNYIQVGDHLTIPAAADAASGAPVLVGALFGVAEHDAATGEPLTIARKGVFTLPKATGQAWAVGAKVYWDATNGVITTTASGNTLVGVVAEAAIAGAAEGIVLLDGAIR, encoded by the coding sequence ATGGCAAAGAACTATATCCAGGTCGGCGATCATCTGACCATCCCGGCCGCGGCCGACGCCGCCAGCGGCGCTCCGGTCCTGGTCGGTGCGCTGTTCGGCGTGGCCGAGCATGACGCGGCAACCGGCGAGCCGCTCACCATCGCACGCAAGGGTGTCTTCACGCTTCCGAAAGCGACCGGACAGGCCTGGGCCGTCGGCGCAAAGGTCTACTGGGATGCGACCAACGGGGTCATCACCACCACCGCCTCGGGCAACACCCTGGTCGGCGTTGTTGCGGAGGCCGCTATCGCGGGCGCGGCCGAGGGCATCGTGCTTCTGGACGGCGCGATCCGCTGA
- a CDS encoding phage tail length tape measure family protein, with product MATNVGVLKATLGLDAAGFTAGIGKAKTEITGLKDTAASARRDLRSAAGANANLVSQFNDIGVMLAAGQNPLQLALQQGTQISQVLTQMGGGVGALRALGSAFVGMINPVSLATIGVIGFGAAAVQWLMPAQDEAKKTKDAFEALKDSMSTYNDALSVALLYTGEAEKQYGEEARRGAEIARRIMMIEAEKTRSSISSILSKAYSDMGFDALGDRGIDAAGRIASANLAEAAGKLGFKSSWSDTLFGVGGISQENLALAEKLGNTMRDIHAYVSQPVPEGGLDDYLTTLRLHLDDYTAQLNALKDAGAGESALNAINEQMIPLQRALLEGEAKRAEIRAADAAKAAELLATMESQLYMNQLIAEYGKESLEVRQAELDAEYDKQVAAIEALNITDEQKVALYDALDALHANESQTLAWADAMAQVNAELQGAYSLISAIGGGMIMNAKINAAKAVREAGGSALEARRAGEIAGRKQEILNARNTFGSEYFGMTDAELQGHLDQVEIDANLQDEWSGLITEPRRARGSKDRRKGSGRSRRGSGMQFENRFERTVFDIQQETQALLAQAKALEGVGFAGADWERQLAVIQEEQKLLTEAQKSGVNLTPEVKASIRQMAEEYAGAELKLKKLREQQDEFAQRQEDVKSSMKGAFSDWISGAASFSEALGGVIAKLAEMAASAAFEALWQGFGGDVISSAVAGFLSFDGGGNTGNGARSGGLDGKGGFLAMLHPQESVIDHTKGGFGLGGHMSIGFDKSTGDLTATMYDIAGNVVAGARQGIVRDSVRSVGAMNRKTKSFLG from the coding sequence ATGGCGACGAATGTCGGTGTCCTGAAGGCCACGCTGGGCCTCGATGCCGCCGGCTTCACGGCCGGCATCGGCAAGGCCAAGACCGAAATCACCGGGCTGAAAGACACGGCGGCATCCGCCCGCCGCGATCTGCGCTCGGCGGCCGGCGCCAATGCCAACCTTGTGTCGCAATTCAATGACATCGGCGTGATGTTGGCTGCTGGTCAGAACCCCCTCCAGCTTGCCCTGCAGCAGGGCACGCAGATCAGCCAGGTGCTGACGCAGATGGGCGGCGGGGTAGGGGCGTTGCGCGCCCTCGGCTCGGCCTTCGTCGGCATGATCAACCCGGTGTCGCTCGCCACCATCGGCGTGATCGGGTTCGGTGCTGCGGCCGTGCAATGGCTCATGCCGGCGCAAGACGAGGCGAAGAAGACCAAAGACGCCTTCGAAGCGCTCAAGGACAGCATGTCCACCTATAACGACGCGCTGAGCGTGGCGCTGCTCTACACCGGCGAGGCCGAGAAGCAGTATGGCGAGGAGGCGCGGCGCGGCGCCGAGATTGCCCGCCGGATCATGATGATCGAGGCCGAGAAGACCCGCTCCTCGATCTCCAGCATCCTGTCCAAGGCCTATTCGGACATGGGCTTCGATGCGCTCGGTGATCGCGGCATCGACGCTGCCGGTCGTATTGCCTCTGCCAACCTGGCAGAGGCCGCCGGCAAGCTCGGCTTCAAGTCGAGCTGGAGCGACACCCTGTTCGGGGTTGGCGGCATCAGCCAGGAAAACCTTGCGCTGGCCGAAAAGCTCGGCAACACCATGCGCGACATCCATGCCTATGTCAGCCAGCCGGTGCCCGAAGGCGGCCTGGACGATTACCTGACCACGCTGCGCCTGCACCTGGACGATTACACCGCTCAGCTGAACGCCCTGAAGGATGCCGGTGCCGGCGAATCGGCGCTGAACGCGATCAACGAGCAGATGATCCCGCTCCAGCGGGCCCTGCTGGAGGGCGAGGCCAAGCGCGCCGAGATCCGCGCGGCCGATGCGGCCAAGGCCGCCGAGCTGCTGGCGACCATGGAGAGCCAGCTCTACATGAACCAGCTGATCGCCGAATACGGCAAGGAATCGCTGGAGGTGCGGCAAGCAGAACTCGATGCCGAATACGACAAACAGGTCGCGGCCATCGAGGCGCTGAACATCACAGATGAGCAGAAGGTTGCGCTCTACGATGCTTTGGACGCGCTGCACGCCAATGAAAGCCAGACGCTCGCCTGGGCCGACGCCATGGCTCAGGTCAACGCCGAGCTGCAGGGAGCCTATTCGCTGATATCCGCCATCGGCGGCGGCATGATCATGAATGCCAAGATCAATGCCGCCAAGGCTGTGCGCGAGGCTGGCGGCAGCGCCCTGGAAGCCCGACGCGCGGGCGAGATCGCCGGTCGCAAGCAGGAGATACTGAACGCCCGAAACACCTTCGGCTCGGAGTATTTCGGGATGACGGATGCCGAGTTGCAAGGGCATCTCGACCAGGTCGAAATCGACGCGAACCTGCAGGACGAGTGGTCGGGCCTGATCACCGAACCGCGCAGGGCGCGAGGATCGAAAGACAGGCGCAAGGGTTCGGGACGCTCACGCCGCGGGAGCGGTATGCAGTTCGAAAACCGCTTCGAGCGGACCGTTTTCGACATCCAGCAGGAGACGCAAGCGCTGCTGGCCCAAGCCAAGGCGTTGGAGGGCGTAGGTTTCGCCGGCGCCGATTGGGAGCGCCAGCTTGCAGTGATCCAGGAGGAGCAGAAGCTTCTCACCGAAGCCCAGAAATCCGGTGTCAACCTGACACCCGAGGTCAAGGCCAGCATTCGGCAGATGGCCGAGGAGTATGCAGGTGCCGAGCTGAAGCTGAAGAAGCTCCGCGAGCAGCAGGACGAATTCGCTCAACGTCAGGAGGACGTGAAATCCTCCATGAAGGGAGCTTTTTCCGACTGGATCAGCGGCGCGGCCAGTTTCTCGGAAGCCTTGGGCGGCGTTATCGCCAAACTGGCGGAAATGGCGGCTTCGGCGGCGTTCGAGGCGCTCTGGCAGGGTTTCGGGGGCGATGTGATTTCTTCGGCCGTGGCAGGCTTTCTCTCCTTCGACGGCGGCGGGAATACCGGCAATGGTGCCCGCTCCGGCGGGCTTGATGGCAAGGGAGGATTCCTGGCCATGCTGCATCCGCAGGAAAGCGTCATTGATCACACCAAGGGCGGCTTCGGCTTGGGGGGTCACATGTCGATCGGCTTCGACAAGTCCACCGGCGACCTGACGGCCACGATGTACGACATCGCCGGCAATGTGGTGGCGGGCGCCCGCCAGGGCATCGTGCGCGATTCCGTCCGTTCGGTCGGGGCGATGAACCGCAAAACCAAATCCTTTCTGGGGTAA
- a CDS encoding head maturation protease, ClpP-related, translating into MNELRLYGTVGSSFWDEEYFTARQVREQLDGMSGPLTVRINSGGGIATEGQAIYTALRAYEGEVQVVIEGVAASAASLIAMAGDSITMTLGAIMMIHDPASWWVEGRGTEDDHLHAAQGLGVIAKAYAGIYAKRAGITVEDARAIMKAETYFDGPAAVEAGFATSAEDDGEALEPAAFDYRIYGHAPETLLAAAGALPRQRPVSSVVAMMAGAAMPTAKGGKTMAKPKVTAVTAAEEDNPDAGEEAQAAAENETEAEAAEDDQDGGGGDAGEADEDAAEPLSADAVAILHICARKGVPTERALDMIERGLTCAQATAELQGASTQMAIKNRAPRATIQRDERATRRSGMTDALVAQMQGKREVTGPAAAYMGMSIIEMAAASVGHRGAIRSWGEKEQVLMQAMHTTRDFPAIFENALNKQLQEKYQLAAPTYRQISRKRNFKDFRPMPLVRTGDFPTLKPISEAGEIKWGTFGEGREQALISSYGVGVTISRQMMINDELGAIDEVLSNYGMTVALFEERTFYAFALAAVMADGNTIFHASHGNLASGGAASAINTAAVSAGRAAMRKQKSIDGNTLNIVPNILLVGPDKETEAEMFVAQITPTATTDVNPFSGRLTPVVTAEISGNAWYLLSSANPCWIHGYLEGAEAPRLRTDEPFGRQGFSMTLEHDFGLGAADYRGGYKNNGA; encoded by the coding sequence ATGAACGAGCTGCGTCTTTACGGCACGGTGGGATCGTCCTTCTGGGACGAGGAGTATTTCACGGCGCGGCAGGTGCGCGAGCAACTTGACGGCATGTCCGGTCCGCTGACCGTGCGGATCAACTCCGGCGGAGGTATCGCGACCGAAGGGCAGGCGATCTATACGGCGCTGCGCGCCTACGAGGGCGAGGTGCAAGTCGTCATCGAAGGCGTGGCGGCATCCGCTGCCAGCCTGATCGCGATGGCCGGCGACAGCATCACCATGACGCTCGGCGCCATCATGATGATCCACGATCCCGCCTCGTGGTGGGTGGAAGGTCGCGGCACCGAGGATGATCATCTTCATGCTGCCCAGGGTCTCGGGGTTATCGCCAAGGCCTATGCCGGCATCTACGCCAAGCGTGCAGGCATCACGGTCGAGGACGCCCGGGCGATCATGAAGGCCGAGACGTATTTCGACGGTCCGGCGGCGGTCGAGGCGGGGTTTGCCACGTCCGCCGAGGACGATGGTGAGGCCCTGGAACCTGCCGCCTTCGACTATCGCATCTACGGGCACGCGCCCGAGACCCTGCTTGCCGCCGCCGGCGCGCTCCCACGCCAGCGGCCTGTTTCGTCGGTGGTGGCCATGATGGCCGGCGCCGCAATGCCCACCGCCAAAGGAGGAAAGACCATGGCGAAACCCAAGGTGACGGCGGTGACCGCCGCCGAAGAGGACAATCCGGATGCCGGGGAGGAAGCGCAAGCCGCGGCCGAGAATGAGACCGAGGCGGAGGCCGCCGAGGACGATCAGGACGGCGGGGGCGGCGATGCCGGCGAAGCCGATGAGGATGCGGCCGAGCCGCTGAGTGCTGATGCTGTCGCCATCCTGCACATCTGCGCACGCAAGGGCGTTCCGACCGAGCGCGCCCTGGACATGATCGAGCGCGGGCTGACCTGCGCCCAGGCGACCGCCGAACTGCAAGGAGCATCCACGCAAATGGCCATCAAGAACCGTGCGCCGCGCGCCACCATCCAGCGTGATGAGCGCGCCACCCGCCGCAGCGGCATGACGGATGCGCTGGTCGCCCAGATGCAGGGCAAGCGCGAGGTGACCGGTCCCGCCGCGGCCTATATGGGCATGTCGATCATCGAGATGGCGGCCGCCTCGGTCGGGCATCGCGGTGCGATCCGCAGTTGGGGCGAGAAAGAGCAGGTGCTGATGCAGGCGATGCACACCACCCGCGATTTCCCTGCCATCTTCGAGAACGCGCTGAACAAGCAGCTGCAGGAAAAATACCAGCTTGCTGCGCCGACCTATCGCCAGATCTCGCGCAAGCGGAATTTCAAGGATTTCCGGCCCATGCCGCTGGTGCGCACGGGTGATTTCCCCACGCTCAAGCCGATCAGCGAAGCCGGTGAGATCAAGTGGGGCACCTTCGGCGAAGGTCGCGAGCAGGCACTGATCAGTTCCTATGGCGTCGGTGTCACCATCAGCCGCCAGATGATGATCAACGACGAACTGGGCGCCATCGACGAAGTTCTTTCGAACTACGGTATGACCGTCGCGCTTTTCGAGGAGCGGACCTTCTATGCCTTCGCCCTTGCGGCTGTCATGGCGGACGGCAACACGATCTTTCACGCCTCGCACGGCAACCTCGCCTCGGGCGGCGCGGCGTCGGCCATCAACACGGCCGCCGTTTCCGCCGGTCGCGCGGCCATGCGAAAGCAGAAGTCAATCGACGGCAACACGCTGAACATCGTGCCGAACATCCTGCTGGTGGGGCCTGACAAGGAAACCGAGGCGGAGATGTTCGTGGCCCAGATCACGCCAACGGCCACGACTGATGTGAACCCGTTCTCGGGTCGGCTCACTCCGGTCGTCACGGCAGAGATCAGCGGTAACGCGTGGTATTTGCTGTCCTCGGCCAATCCCTGCTGGATCCATGGCTACCTCGAAGGCGCCGAGGCCCCGCGTCTTCGCACCGATGAGCCCTTCGGCCGCCAGGGCTTCTCGATGACGCTGGAACACGATTTCGGCCTGGGCGCCGCGGATTATCGCGGTGGCTACAAGAACAACGGCGCCTGA
- a CDS encoding terminase gpA endonuclease subunit has product MGFLASAEAAVLRGLAFAMVPPPPPDITRWCEENIVFDERSPIPGPFRIERFPFLREIHEVLSPEHPAREVSVRGSAQWGKTVSLLNPTVAAWHEYGPLDSLVVHPTTSSATEWVRNKWMPMRRQAPSLRDVFGDGRGEQTDTLFNQETMRRDGSLKVVSAGSPDDLAGTTRRLVIMDDAAKFEMTPKGDPEQLAASRAAGFEDAKIVRISTPQILGTCRITRAFDRSDQRFYHVPCPHCGNMAPLTWENFRKTIDPERLHAAHFTCEACNGSILHSHKLAMVSAGKWVPRNPRGDHPGFHLWRAYVPQRDWASIAVEYAQVMGWTGMTVTEATEEAIRGKVEAETEQTFWNDVLGLPFEQASKGPDWEALRDRTENAEPGAVLPRGVVPACGVLLTAGVDFQADRIEVTVCAYGRNYRRWVVDHIVVPHHIGDDDGRNALDSLLKATWRTELGLRLPLDMMAADEGGFTEDVRDWAKRHPWTRVILVKGSSSANGPILRPQSDRKANGRQIKRQKRGWILNVSQLKADFYGWLAKEDPEERGYIAFAKGLGDEYYRQITSEVRVLKRATSGTMVSKWELVEPSRRNECLDTMNYSEAAARKKGWTAMTDDQWDLIEAERGVPAPEEQADLFDAAMPVVPLSVRAMAKAPTEKPELKRPEPSPPSGGGWLGERKGKWL; this is encoded by the coding sequence ATGGGCTTTCTGGCTTCGGCTGAGGCGGCCGTCCTACGCGGCCTGGCCTTCGCCATGGTTCCGCCGCCGCCGCCGGACATTACACGCTGGTGCGAGGAGAATATCGTTTTCGACGAACGGTCCCCGATTCCTGGCCCGTTCCGGATCGAGCGCTTCCCCTTCCTGCGCGAAATCCACGAGGTGTTGAGCCCCGAGCATCCGGCGCGCGAGGTCTCGGTCCGTGGCAGCGCACAATGGGGCAAGACGGTCTCGCTGCTCAATCCGACGGTCGCGGCATGGCACGAATATGGGCCTCTCGACAGCCTGGTGGTTCATCCGACCACGTCATCCGCGACCGAATGGGTGCGGAACAAGTGGATGCCGATGCGGCGCCAGGCGCCAAGCTTGCGCGATGTCTTCGGTGACGGCCGGGGTGAACAGACGGATACGCTGTTCAACCAGGAGACCATGCGGCGCGACGGTTCGTTGAAGGTTGTCAGCGCCGGTTCGCCGGATGACCTCGCTGGTACGACCCGTCGCCTGGTGATCATGGATGACGCGGCCAAGTTCGAAATGACGCCGAAGGGCGATCCCGAGCAGCTGGCCGCCAGCCGTGCAGCGGGGTTCGAGGATGCCAAGATCGTGCGGATTTCGACGCCGCAGATCCTCGGCACCTGCCGGATCACCCGGGCCTTCGACCGGAGCGACCAGCGATTTTACCACGTGCCATGTCCGCATTGCGGCAACATGGCACCCCTGACCTGGGAGAACTTCCGCAAGACCATTGACCCCGAGCGCCTGCACGCCGCGCATTTTACCTGCGAGGCTTGCAACGGTTCGATCTTGCACAGCCACAAGTTGGCGATGGTTTCTGCGGGAAAATGGGTGCCGCGCAACCCCCGCGGCGATCATCCCGGCTTCCATCTGTGGCGAGCCTATGTCCCCCAGCGTGACTGGGCGTCTATCGCGGTGGAATACGCCCAGGTCATGGGCTGGACAGGCATGACGGTGACTGAGGCGACTGAAGAGGCGATCCGCGGCAAGGTTGAGGCCGAGACGGAACAGACCTTCTGGAACGACGTGCTCGGACTGCCCTTCGAGCAAGCATCGAAGGGTCCGGATTGGGAAGCGTTGCGCGACCGGACCGAGAATGCCGAGCCGGGTGCCGTCCTTCCTCGGGGGGTCGTTCCGGCATGCGGCGTGCTTCTGACCGCTGGGGTGGACTTCCAGGCTGACCGGATCGAGGTGACTGTATGCGCCTATGGCCGGAACTATCGCCGATGGGTGGTCGATCATATCGTTGTGCCGCATCACATCGGTGATGACGACGGGCGCAATGCGTTGGATTCGCTGCTCAAGGCGACCTGGCGTACAGAGCTGGGATTGCGCCTGCCGCTGGACATGATGGCGGCGGACGAGGGCGGCTTTACCGAGGACGTGCGCGACTGGGCAAAGCGCCATCCTTGGACGCGGGTGATCCTGGTGAAGGGTTCCTCTTCGGCCAATGGTCCGATCCTGCGGCCACAGTCGGATCGCAAGGCGAACGGGCGGCAGATCAAGCGGCAGAAGCGCGGCTGGATATTGAACGTCAGCCAGCTGAAGGCTGATTTCTACGGCTGGCTTGCCAAGGAGGACCCGGAGGAACGTGGTTACATCGCCTTCGCCAAGGGCCTGGGCGATGAGTATTACCGGCAGATCACCTCCGAGGTTCGGGTGCTGAAGCGCGCGACCTCCGGCACCATGGTCTCGAAATGGGAACTGGTCGAACCTAGCCGGCGCAACGAGTGCCTGGACACCATGAACTATTCCGAGGCTGCGGCGCGCAAAAAGGGCTGGACCGCCATGACCGACGACCAGTGGGATCTGATCGAGGCCGAAAGAGGGGTTCCGGCACCGGAAGAGCAGGCCGACTTGTTCGATGCCGCCATGCCGGTGGTGCCGCTTTCGGTCCGGGCGATGGCCAAGGCGCCGACGGAGAAACCAGAACTGAAACGGCCAGAGCCCAGCCCGCCTTCCGGAGGCGGATGGCTCGGGGAGCGTAAGGGGAAATGGCTGTGA
- a CDS encoding phage tail tube protein → MPETNAQIGLGSRFGIKNGATYTPVAEVTRITPAGWSRNTVDATHLESPDAWAEFIAGLKSASDCTFDVNWVPAVSDPLLAAFEAGKGEFQLLFPGGTVALQFSGIVTAFTPGEISPEGKLSASVTIKPSGKPLLVAVPGP, encoded by the coding sequence ATGCCTGAAACGAACGCCCAGATCGGCCTTGGCAGCCGGTTCGGCATCAAGAACGGCGCCACCTATACGCCCGTGGCCGAGGTCACCCGCATCACGCCCGCGGGCTGGTCGCGCAACACTGTCGATGCCACCCATCTCGAAAGCCCGGACGCCTGGGCCGAGTTCATCGCCGGGCTGAAGTCCGCCTCGGATTGCACCTTCGACGTGAACTGGGTTCCCGCCGTATCCGACCCGCTGCTTGCCGCCTTCGAGGCGGGCAAGGGCGAATTCCAGCTGCTGTTCCCCGGCGGCACGGTGGCGCTCCAGTTTTCCGGTATCGTCACCGCCTTCACGCCTGGCGAGATTTCCCCCGAGGGCAAGTTGTCGGCCTCGGTGACCATCAAGCCCTCCGGGAAGCCGCTGCTGGTCGCGGTGCCGGGTCCGTAA
- a CDS encoding ferritin-like domain-containing protein, which yields MKTLSDAFEHTLQDIYWAENALAKALPKVSKSANNAELKTLIDSHLKETKGHIKTLEAVFKSIGQEAKGEKCDAMDGLLKEADGLIEEASGHALDVSLIGAAQAVEHYEIARYGTLREWAKVLGHDEAHDLLTSILDEEKAANSKLTALAVMAVNKAGKNGKK from the coding sequence ATGAAGACCCTCAGCGATGCCTTTGAACATACATTGCAAGACATCTACTGGGCGGAGAACGCCCTTGCCAAGGCGCTCCCCAAGGTCTCGAAATCGGCCAACAACGCCGAATTGAAGACGCTGATCGACAGCCACCTGAAAGAGACGAAGGGCCACATCAAGACACTCGAGGCCGTGTTCAAATCGATAGGCCAAGAGGCCAAGGGCGAGAAATGCGACGCCATGGACGGTCTGCTGAAGGAAGCCGATGGTCTGATCGAGGAGGCATCCGGTCACGCCCTTGATGTCTCCCTGATCGGCGCGGCCCAGGCAGTCGAACATTACGAGATCGCTCGTTATGGCACCCTCCGGGAATGGGCCAAGGTCTTGGGCCATGATGAAGCCCACGATCTCCTCACGTCGATCCTGGACGAAGAGAAGGCCGCTAATTCCAAGCTGACAGCGCTCGCGGTCATGGCCGTGAACAAAGCCGGTAAGAACGGCAAGAAGTGA